One window from the genome of Sphingobacteriales bacterium encodes:
- a CDS encoding homogentisate 1,2-dioxygenase yields MPHYHSLGKIPRKRHIQFRSAEGKLYREQLISTEGFSDIYSLTYHLHAPTEVTRIDKEFDFSPEIAIDNNMQHRSFFGANIKPEDDYLVSRKYLLVNNDIYIALSAPRQSMKNYFFRNASAHEMLFVHKGSGLLKSVFGSLKFGYGDYIIIPKGTIYQIDFETNDNLLLIAESFMPIRFPKRYMNEEGQLLEHSPFCERDIRKPENLQTFDEKGDFLVMLKKEDKVFPYHFQYHPFDVVGWDGCQYPYIISIHDFEPITGRIHQPPPVHQMFESNAYVICSFVPRLYDYHPLSVPAPYFHTNVDSDEVLYYV; encoded by the coding sequence ATGCCTCATTATCATTCACTTGGTAAAATACCACGAAAAAGACATATTCAGTTTCGTTCGGCTGAAGGAAAACTTTACCGTGAACAATTAATTTCAACTGAAGGATTTTCAGATATTTATTCCCTGACCTACCATCTGCATGCCCCTACCGAAGTAACAAGAATCGACAAAGAATTTGATTTTTCTCCTGAAATTGCAATTGATAACAACATGCAACACCGAAGCTTTTTCGGAGCTAATATTAAGCCTGAAGATGATTATCTGGTGTCGAGGAAATATTTACTGGTAAATAACGACATTTACATTGCATTGTCTGCTCCCCGCCAGTCGATGAAAAATTATTTTTTCAGAAATGCTTCGGCTCACGAAATGTTGTTTGTTCACAAGGGTTCAGGTTTGTTGAAGTCGGTTTTCGGAAGCCTGAAATTTGGCTACGGTGATTATATCATCATTCCGAAAGGTACCATTTATCAGATTGATTTTGAGACCAATGACAATTTGCTTTTGATAGCGGAATCCTTTATGCCCATTCGATTTCCAAAACGCTATATGAATGAGGAAGGACAGTTGCTTGAACATTCCCCCTTTTGCGAAAGGGATATCAGAAAGCCTGAAAATCTTCAGACTTTTGATGAAAAAGGAGATTTTCTGGTGATGTTGAAAAAAGAAGATAAGGTTTTTCCCTATCATTTTCAATATCATCCCTTTGATGTGGTGGGATGGGATGGCTGCCAGTATCCCTATATCATTTCGATTCATGATTTTGAGCCGATTACAGGACGTATTCACCAGCCACCACCCGTTCACCAGATGTTTGAAAGCAATGCCTATGTGATATGTTCGTTTGTCCCACGCCTCTATGATTATCATCCCTTATCGGTCCCGGCTCCTTATTTCCACACCAATGTTGATTCCGATGAAGTCTTGTATTATGT
- a CDS encoding alkene reductase — protein MNILAEKYSIGEMELKNRIVMAPLTRRRYPESGIPSEINRIYYLQRASAGLIIAEATNISAYKGYPNTPGIYTAEQAEGWKNITEAVHQAGGKIFIQLWHTGRYSHPDLLPEGQWPVSASPLIFDGKINTPAGYRPLEVPKELSSDEIRLIISDFTNAAKNALQAGFDGIEIHAANGYLINQFLCDNTNIRKDEYGGSVEKRFRFLAEILESTIRIFGKNRVGVRLSPAGIKNGMADSNPALHFSQIISMLNDFQLAYLHLIEPLLPVDHLQNYPLKVAEYFRPFYHGTLIANGNIHPFDAENVIKNKVADLIAFGKYFISNPDLPYRIFNRLELQPWDESTFYTSGEKGYIDYPLIKE, from the coding sequence ATGAATATTTTAGCCGAAAAATACAGCATAGGAGAAATGGAGCTGAAAAACCGTATTGTCATGGCTCCGTTGACACGAAGGCGTTATCCGGAATCCGGAATCCCTTCTGAGATTAATCGTATATATTACCTACAAAGAGCATCAGCAGGACTCATTATTGCAGAAGCAACCAATATTTCAGCTTACAAAGGTTATCCGAACACTCCGGGAATTTATACGGCAGAGCAGGCAGAAGGCTGGAAAAACATCACGGAAGCGGTTCACCAGGCTGGAGGAAAAATCTTCATTCAGTTGTGGCATACAGGAAGATATTCGCATCCTGATTTATTACCCGAAGGACAATGGCCGGTATCAGCATCTCCGCTTATTTTCGATGGAAAAATAAATACGCCAGCGGGGTACCGACCTCTCGAAGTCCCCAAAGAATTAAGCTCAGATGAAATTAGATTGATCATCAGTGACTTTACAAATGCTGCAAAAAATGCACTTCAGGCCGGATTTGACGGTATTGAAATACATGCAGCAAACGGTTACCTGATCAACCAGTTTTTATGTGATAATACCAATATCCGCAAAGATGAATATGGTGGCAGTGTTGAAAAAAGGTTCAGGTTTCTGGCTGAAATTCTTGAAAGCACCATCCGTATTTTCGGAAAAAACAGGGTAGGGGTACGTCTTTCGCCAGCTGGTATTAAAAATGGCATGGCAGACAGCAATCCGGCTCTGCATTTTAGTCAGATTATCAGCATGTTAAATGATTTTCAGCTTGCCTATCTTCACCTGATTGAGCCTTTGTTGCCTGTTGATCACCTGCAAAATTATCCGCTTAAAGTGGCTGAATATTTCCGACCCTTTTACCACGGAACTTTAATCGCCAATGGGAATATCCATCCTTTTGATGCTGAAAATGTGATTAAAAACAAGGTGGCAGACCTGATAGCCTTTGGCAAATATTTCATTTCAAATCCTGACCTGCCTTACCGCATTTTCAACAGGCTTGAACTTCAGCCCTGGGATGAAAGTACCTTTTATACCTCCGGAGAAAAAGGCTACATCGATTACCCGCTTATTAAGGAATAA